AAAGTCTAGATGAATGAAAAAAAGGCTTTAATAAGCCTTTTTTTATATTTTACTTCCACAATGTGGGCAGTATTCAAATTCTTCATTCACTTCCCTATGACAATTACTACAGTATACTTTAACATCTCCCCTACGCAATACCTTCAAATCCCAGTAAGTTATTTCTTCAATACTCTCTTCTACAGCCTTACCTTTTTCCTTAGATATTTCATAGACAGTATTACAATCTCTGCATACTAGGTAGTATCTTACTCCCCATTTAATTAGTGGAATAAAAAAGAAGTGAAACATATTAAATTGTTTATATAATATTAGCTCACCAGTCCTACATTCTTTACATGATGCTGATGCTATCCTTTTAATTTCTTTTTGTTTTGTTTCAATACCAAAAATACCTATAAAAAACATTCTTTTATCCTCCTTAACAAAGTATGTTAAAGAACTACAATATCCTTTGTTACTTTATTTAATACCTCTACTCCAGAATCTGTTACTAGAACTAAATCCTCTATTCTTACTCCTACATCTCCAGATAGATATATCCCTGGTTCTACTGAGAAGATCATTCCTGGTACTAACTTATCTTCATTAACAGCACTTACATTACCATAATCATGTACTTCTATTCCAATAGAATGTCCAGTTCTATGAGTAAAATACTTTCCATACCCAGCTACCTCTATATGATTTCTAGCCGCGTTATCAACATCACAAAATCTTCTGCCTGGTTTAACAGCTTCCTCTCCCTTTAAATTTGCTTCCTTTACAATATTATATACTTCTATTGCTTTACTTGAAGGTTCACCATAAAACACTGTTCTTGTCATATCTGAACAATAGTGGTTGTATAAACATCCAATATCTATAACCACCCCTTCTCCTTTTTTAAGTAGTGATTTGTCTGGTTCATGGTGTGGATCTGCCCCATTAGCTCCATAAGCTATTATAGGTGCAAAGGAATACCCTTCCGCTCCTTCTTTATCGTATAATTCTCCTAATAATGCTCCCATTTCTTTTTCAGTCTTTACTTCCCCTATGCTTCTCCAAATTTCTCTCATGGCTCTATCATTTATATCACTAGCTTTTTTCATAAGTTCTATTTCTTCATTGTCTTTTATTGCTCTAGCCTTATCAATTATTGGAGATCCATTTACAAATGCTTTTCCTGCTCCTAGTTCCATTAATCTTATTAAAAAATGAGCTGGCCAATTCTTATCTATTCCAAGTGATTTTTCTTTATCAATAAATTTACTTAAAATAAGTATTGGATCTTCAGTATCCTTATACCATAAAACTTCCACACCCAAATCTTCTACAATTGGGAATAACTCATTAACCACTAGCTTAGGTTCATTCTTAGTTGATAAATAAAGAGCTATCATACGCTCTCCAACTTCAAACCATTTACCTGTTAAATAAAAAATAGCAGCTGAGGATGTAACTATCATTTGTTCTAAGCTTTCTGCTTCCATATCCCTTAATATTTTTTTAACTCTGTCTACTTTCATTTCCTTCACTCCTACTAAATATAAATTCTTACATAACATTATTATATCATTCTTATTTAACCAAAATGTAACTGATTTATCATATTATATAGTATTTACAATATTTAAAATTGAAAAGCATTGTAGTAATATATTAAATATAAAAATAATAATGGAGGAAATACTATGAGAATAGCTGCAATATCAGATGTACATGGCAATATATATGCATTAATGAGTGTCCTAGAAGATATAGATAGTGAAAATATTGATTTTATTATGTGCTTAGGAGATCTAGTAGGTTATGGTCCTCATCCAAATGAAGTTATTGCCTTAATTAGGAGAAAGAGAATTCCTTGCTTAAAGGGCAATTACGATGCTTCTGTAGTTGATAATGATTTTACTTACATTAGAGATACTTCTATAAATTCCTTTGTACTTCCATGGACCGTTAATGAGTTAAGGGCCTCAAATAAAGAATTTTTAAATAATCTTCCAAGTTCCATGACACTAGAATTTGAAGGTAAAAAAATAACTTTTGTTCATGGAAGTCCAAGAAGGATAAACGAATATTTATTACAAGACTCGGAGGAAACAGCTGAAGTTATGAAGGAGTTCCAAGGCAACATCTTGGTAGCTGCCCACACTCATTTACCTGGATATAAGGAATTCAATGATAAGTTATTTATAAATGATGGATCAGTTGGTAAACCTATGCTTGGTAGACCTAATGCTACTTATGCAATAATTGATATACAAGGAGATTCAAAGCCTAAGGTTAATTTCAAAGAGGTTCCTTATGAATATAAAAGAATTATGAAGGATATGCAGCTGCTTGATTTTCCAACTAGACTTATAGATGGTTACGAAAGCGGTACCGAATAAGTCTGGCGGCTTCTTGCAAATACTGGCTTTTTGTTGTAAAATCTCATTATGACTTATATGCAATTATTAGTAATATAACTTTTAGCTGTGTATATAACGGTTTTAGAATAAATTATAACTTTCGGACTACATTTAAAAAGTTTAAGGAGGATATCTATGAGTAACAACATTTTAGTAAAGTCTCTTTATAGAGAACAAAAAGATTTTGCTAACAAAGAGATTAAAATTAGTGGATGGATTAGGACTTTAAGAGCTTCTAATGCCTTTGGATTTATTGAATTAAATGACGGTTCTTTCTTTAAGAACGTACAAATAGTTTTAGATGCTAATAAATTAGAAAACTTTAAAGATATTTCTAAGTTACCTATCAGTTCATCAATATCTGTTATAGGTACTTTAGTTGAAACACCTGATGCAAAACAACCTTTTGAAATTCAAGCAGATCAAATTATAGTTGAAGGAATGTCTTCCTCTGACTACCCTCTTCAAAAGAAGAGACATACTTTTGAGTATTTAAGAACAATTGCTCACTTAAGACCAAGAAGTAATGCATTTTCTGCAGTTTTTAGAGTTCGTTCTGTTGCAGCATATGCTATACACAAGTTCTTCCAAGAAAGAGGATTTGTATATACACATACTCCAATTTTAACTGGATCTGATGCTGAAGGTGCTGGAGAAATGTTTAGAGTTACTACTTTAGACCTTAATAACATTCCTAAAACTGAAGAAGGTAAGATAGACTATTCAGAGGATTTCTTTGGTAAAGAAACAAATCTTACTGTTTCAGGACAATTAAACGGAGAATCTTTTGCATTAGCATTTAGAAACATTTATACTTTCGGACCTACTTTTAGAGCTGAAAATTCTAATACTGCTAGACATGCAGCAGAATTCTGGATGATAGAACCTGAAATATCTTTTGCTGATCTTAAAGATGATATGGAACTAGCAGAAGACATGTTAAAGTTTGTTATTAACTATGTTATGGAAGAATGTCCTGAAGAATTAGAATTCTTTAATCAATTTATAGATAAAGGTCTTTTAGAAAGACTTAACCATGTTGTAACTTCTGACTTTGGTAAAGTTACTTATACTGAAGCAGTTGAACTTCTTCAAAAATCAGACAAGAAATTTGAGTACCCAGTAGAATGGGGAATAGATCTTCAAACTGAACATGAACGATATTTAACTGAAGAAATATTTAAGAGACCTGTATTTGTAACTGATTATCCAAAAGATATCAAAGCTTTCTATATGAGACTTAATGAAGATGGAAAAACTGTTGCTGCAATGGACTGTTTAGTTCCTGGAATAGGCGAAATCATCGGTGGTTCTCAAAGAGAAGAAAGACTTGATGTGTTAAAGAAAAAGATGGCTGAATTAAACTTAAATGAAGAAGATTACTGGTGGTACCTAGAATTAAGAAAATATGGTGAAACACCTCACTCTGGATTTGGTTTAGGTTTTGAAAGATTAATTATGTATATAACTGGAATGACAAACATAAGAGACGTTATACCATTCCCAAGAACTACAGGTCAATCAGACTTTTAATAAAAAACTCCAGTAGCTAAGCTACTGGAGTTTTTATGTTTTATATTTTATATACACAATTAAAACATATCTTTTTTCTTTAATATTAAAGCAGCTACAACACATAGGAAAACTATAAATCCAACTACAGATATAAGACCTACTGGGCTTTCTGAAAATGGATTTCCTCCAACATTCATTCCAAATATTCCTGAAATCATATTAGGAATAGACATAACTATAGTTACTGCAGCTAATACCTTCATTACAATATTTAAGTTATTTGCAATTACTGATGCGAAGGCATCCATTGTGCCTGCTAGTATATCACTATATATTCCTGCCATCTCTATAGCTTGCTTATTTTCTATAATAACGTCTTCTAATACATCATTATCCTCAGGGTACTTCTGCATTATTGACATCTTCATCATTTTTTCTAAGGTTATTTCATTTGATTTAAGTGAAGTTGAGAAATATACCAAAGATTTTTCTAGTGATAACATTTGAATCAATTCTTTATTCTTCATTGATTTATGAAGTTTCTTCTCTATCATTAAACTCTTCTTATCTATTTGTCTTAAGTATAGAAGATAGTATGTTGCTATTTTACTTAATATCTGTAGTATAAATCTTGATCTTTTAAATGTATAAAAACCTCTTATTACACCTTTAGCGAAATCTGTTAATATTTTTGAATTCTTTAAACATACTGTTATGATTTCTTTTTCAGTATGTATTATTGCTAAAGGATAGGTATCATAAGTTAATGAGTTGTCCTCCATTTCAGTAAATGGAATATCCACTATAACCAAAATATTATTATCTATAATATCAATTCTTGAAGTTTCTTCATCATCTAAAGGAGCCTTTAAAAATTCAAGAGGTACCCCAGTCTTCTTTGCTAGTAATATTATTTCTTGCTCTGTAGGGGCCACAACATTTACCCAACATCCAGCTTCAATATTTTCTATAGTCTTCAATGTAAGATCTGTTTCACTTGTAGTCTTATAAATATTTATCATATTATTACCTCCTTCTTAGCATCCCTTAACTATTATATCAGCAAACAAAAATAAATAACAGTAATTAAATATATGCAAAAAATTAAAGGACTTGGTATTCCAAATCCTTTTAATTTTATATTATTTAGCTCTTCTCTTTAAAAGTTCATATAAAGTTCTTAAAGGTTCTCCAGTTCCACCCTTTTGTGAATAATCTCTAGCTGAATCATTCCAAGCAGTTCCTGCTATATCCAAATGCATCCATGGCTTATCTTCCACAAACTCTCCAATAAATAAACCAGCAGTTATTGTTCCAGCATATCTTCCACCAGTATTTTTTAAATCTGCTATATCTGATTTAATTAACTTCTTATATTCTGGGAAGCTTGGAAGCTGCCATACTCTTTCCCCAGAGTATTCTGATGCTGCACTAAGTTCTCCATAGAACTCATTATTATTTGTTATTACTGCTGTTGTTGTAGTTCCTAAAGCAACTAAAGCTGCACCTGTTAATGTGGCAACATCAATTACTTCATTAACTCCTTCTTTTCTAATTATGTATGTAACTGCATCTGCAAGAGTAAGTCTTCCTTCTGCATCTGTATTTATAACCTCAATCTTCTTACCTGCCATAGAGCCTATAATATCTCCTGGCTTATATGCATCACCTGATATCATGTTTTCACAAGCTGCTACAACTGCTATTACATTAGTCTTTAACTTTCTTCTAGCTATAGACATCATTGTTCCAATTACTGCAGCTGCTCCTCCCATGTCAGACTTCATAGTTTCCATTCCACTACTTGGCTTTAGTGAATATCCACCTGAGTCATATGTAAGTCCTTTTCCAACTAAACCTAAAACTTTATCCTTATTATTATCATCACCGTAATATCTCATTACAATTAACTTAGGACTGTTTTTAGATCCTCTTGCAACAGTTAGAAATGCTTCCATTCCTAAAGCTTTAATTTCTTCATCATCTTTTACTTCTACTTCAAAACCATATGTATCTCCTAAGTCTTTAGCCTTTTCAGCTAAAGTTCTTGGGTATAGAGCATTTGCAGGTTCATTAACTAAATCTCTAGCAACTTCTGCTGCTTCAACTAAAACTTGCCCCTCTTCTATTGCCTCATTGATATTACTAGTCTCTTCATCACTAATATCTCTTCCTGCTAAGGAGAAACTTAATTCAATTGTTTCATTCTTACTTTTATATTTCTCAAAGCTATATGCTCCTAGTCCTAGTCCTTCTACAATTGCTTTTGAGGTTTCATAATAGCTTAGTTTTGAGTTTTCCGGAATCTTAATAAATATCCTTTTATCCTTTAACTCTTTTGCCTTTCTTACAGCTTTTGATAAAGCTACTCTAATGGCTTCATTTGACAGTTCTTCTTCTTTACCAAGACCTGTGATTATTGCATCTTGAAGGTTTCCGCCTAAATCTCTTATAAAGCTTATTACTTCCCCTTTAGCTCCTTTAAACTGTCCCTTAGCTTTTATTAAATCTAAGAACCTATTAGTTTCTTCATTGGGCACTTCAACCTTTCCTTCAAATAAAGGTATTATAACTGCATCAGCCTCAGAACAAGGAAACTTTTTATAGTTTATGTCCATATTTATCACCTCTTAATAGTTACTATCAATTAATAATTTAAATATACCATAATCTTCATAAATATACTATTGTTATTGGCACATAATAAAAATTAGAAAGTATCTCTCATTTAATGGTATAATAAACTTAAATATCTACCTTTGTAGGAGCATAAATTTATGAAGAAATTGATTAATCGTTTTATTAAAATAATAGTAACTTCATTATTACTACTTATAGGTTTTTCTTATCTTACGAATTTATTCATTTCTATTTCGTATAAAGATAAATTTAAAGATAATAAGTTTCTAGAATTAAATAATTATAAAATTAGGTATACGGATGCGGGAAGTGGCGCACCTATAATCCTTGTTCATGACTTTTTAGGAAGTTCTAATGATTTTTATTCAATTAAAGATGAACTTGCAAAAAATCATAGAGTGATTACTATAGATTTACCTGGCTTTGGTCTTTCCTCAAAAGATTCAAAACAAGAATATACATATACTTCATTTAGTGAAGCCATAATTAATTTAGCTAATGCATTATCAATTAGTAAATTTTCAGTACTAGGACATGGAATGGGAGGGGCTGTTGCAATAAACCTATCTCTAACTCATTCAGATAGAATTAATTCCTTGATTTTAGTAAATCCCACAATACAAGCTGGTAAAAAACAAGTACCTATACCTTCAGTAATTAAGAAGGAAGCATACATAAACTATTATGTTCAAGGAGCAAGCTTTTCTAAGAAATTTATTAAAAACAGCAACATGGATATGGATTACTTTAGAGAAGACTACTATTTTAATAGGACTATTCCCGCTCAAACCCTTAGTAAACTAATTACTACTAAGAATACAGGAATTCCTATGGATAAAATAAAAACCCTACCTAATAAGACTTTACTCTTATTTAGTTCAAATGATAACTCCGTCCCAGCTTCACTAGGTATGGACTTAAATAGTATTATTGCTAATAGTAAGCTAGTTGTCTTTAATAATTGTGGTCATTATCCATTTATTGAAGCAAAGGATTTGTTTTTAAAAGAAGTTAATAATTTTTAAGATAAAAAGAAGCTCAATAAGTCTATATCACTTATTGAGCTTCTTTCTTAATTTAAATTATGGCTTAAACGGAATTTCTATTATTCATCAGGGGTCCAATTATCATCATACTTTTTGTTTGTAGATTTCTTAGTGTATTCAAAAGTATTATAATTAAGATTATCTCCTTCCCAAATAACTTCTGAAATTATAAATAGCATTATCATTAGTTCTCTTGAAACATTGCTATTAAACATTACTCTATAAAAGAAACTATCAAAATATTTGTTAATTTTAGTTCTTTGTGTTTTTCCAATCTGTTTTTTACTATTATAGATATACTTAACGTTAATGTTTGGACTTGCTAACTTATACTCTTCTTTATTAAATGTACAATAAATATAAGAATATTTATTTTTCACCTTACCTACATTTTCATTATCTTTATAGTATATAAACGGACACGAACTAAAACTAAAAAGGTTAATTATTGGCATACATTCCATTATAAAATTTAGTATATTTTCTTGTTTTGCATAACATATTTCCTTACCATCTGCTCCATATAAAGTAACTTTCTTAGGCCAAAGAAGATTAGTAGTATTTACTACTCCTTTATAAATCAAGATTTCATTCTCATATACATTATATATGCAATTAGCCATGCCTACTGGTTTTGGTTTAATTATTAATTCCATCTACAAACCCCATTTTCTTTTATCTAAATCTCAACCAAAATAACTTTTCCTTCTCTTAAACTCTCAGGCACATTGATAATCCTTTGATTTGATGATCCTCTAAACCTAAGTCCATCTTCTTTTCTTTCTACTTCAAATCTTCCATCAACTAAGGCATCAATATTATTAATTAGTTCTTTCCAACCTTCTCTTTCCTCTAGATGGCTTAATATATATTCAAAGGTATATCCAGTATAGCTCCAAATATTTAATCCAAGTTTTTTAAATTCCTTAGCCATATAAGCGAATTTATCAGCTTGTTCAAATGGGTCTCCACCTGAGAAAGTTATTCCCTTTATCATTGGATTTTCCTTAACATCTAGTATAAGTTCATCCATATCTCTAAGTTCTCCCCCATTAAAATCATGGGTGTCTGGGTTAAAACATTCTTTACAATTATGTATACATCCTTGGGAGAAGAAAACTCTTCTAATACCAGGGCCATTAACTAAAGATTCATATGCTATTCCTGATAATCTAATATTTTTATCCATGTGTTATTCACTCCAAACATTTATTATAATTTGATAATAAGAAGGGTGGTAAAAAACCTCATCCATGCATAATCTGGTGAGCATTCCTTCAATTTTTTACCACCCTTTATTATTTAATCAAATTTCAACAACTTCTTAACTTTTGAATTAAATTGGGCAACTCCCAATACGTAATATATTATATCATTTTTAAAACCTAAATTAAATTTTCTTAAAGCTTTTGTTCTATATGTTTATCTAATTCAACCGTCTGATTACTTTCCTTCTCAACACCATCTAGGGTGTATTTAAATCTTATATCTAGTACTTTATCTAATTCTATCTTTTGGGGAAAAATTCTTGAATCCCCAAGCTCATCCATACCAGGTTCATACTCCTGATTATGTTCAAATCCAAACATGGAACTTTTTATGAGTTTCCCATCCTGATATATTTCCATTGAGATATCACTCACTTTTCCTTTTGATGAATTTCTTTTCTCAATTTTATAGTCTTTTGGTATATAGTATTTATCCTTAAACGTAACTAAAGTAAAATCTCTAACTATAAAGTCATCATTTATTACATCAAAGTTATATTTAACTACTGTATAAGTTCTTAAATTAAAATACATGGTAATCACCACTATTATAAGCGTATATAATATAACTAGTATAAATTTTGATTTCTTTCCCATAGCTACTCCCCTTTATTTTTCCATATATTACAATTCTATCACAGGTATTTTTATAGTGTCTATATTAGCTTAACTATTATAGAAAAAGAACCTGGATTTCTCCAGGTTCTTTCTAAATCTTAAAGCGCTGCTTCAAGTCTAGTTCTTATTTCTTTTATAAAATCTTCAGTATTTACTACTTTAATATCTTTTATTGATGAAAGACTTGCTAAATCCTTTGTCATTACACCTTCTTCTATTGTTTGAATAGATGCTTTCTCTAGCTTATCTGCAAAAGTTATAAGCTCAGGGATGTTATCTAATTCCCCTCTTTTTCTCAATGCACCTGTCCAAGCAAATAGGGTTGCCATAGAGTTAGTTGAAGTTTCTTTTCCTTTTAAGTGATTGTAGTAATGTCTTTGTACTGTT
This sequence is a window from Clostridium sp. 'White wine YQ'. Protein-coding genes within it:
- a CDS encoding magnesium transporter CorA family protein — translated: MINIYKTTSETDLTLKTIENIEAGCWVNVVAPTEQEIILLAKKTGVPLEFLKAPLDDEETSRIDIIDNNILVIVDIPFTEMEDNSLTYDTYPLAIIHTEKEIITVCLKNSKILTDFAKGVIRGFYTFKRSRFILQILSKIATYYLLYLRQIDKKSLMIEKKLHKSMKNKELIQMLSLEKSLVYFSTSLKSNEITLEKMMKMSIMQKYPEDNDVLEDVIIENKQAIEMAGIYSDILAGTMDAFASVIANNLNIVMKVLAAVTIVMSIPNMISGIFGMNVGGNPFSESPVGLISVVGFIVFLCVVAALILKKKDMF
- a CDS encoding zinc ribbon domain-containing protein, with the protein product MFFIGIFGIETKQKEIKRIASASCKECRTGELILYKQFNMFHFFFIPLIKWGVRYYLVCRDCNTVYEISKEKGKAVEESIEEITYWDLKVLRRGDVKVYCSNCHREVNEEFEYCPHCGSKI
- a CDS encoding alpha/beta fold hydrolase, encoding MKKLINRFIKIIVTSLLLLIGFSYLTNLFISISYKDKFKDNKFLELNNYKIRYTDAGSGAPIILVHDFLGSSNDFYSIKDELAKNHRVITIDLPGFGLSSKDSKQEYTYTSFSEAIINLANALSISKFSVLGHGMGGAVAINLSLTHSDRINSLILVNPTIQAGKKQVPIPSVIKKEAYINYYVQGASFSKKFIKNSNMDMDYFREDYYFNRTIPAQTLSKLITTKNTGIPMDKIKTLPNKTLLLFSSNDNSVPASLGMDLNSIIANSKLVVFNNCGHYPFIEAKDLFLKEVNNF
- a CDS encoding leucyl aminopeptidase, producing the protein MDINYKKFPCSEADAVIIPLFEGKVEVPNEETNRFLDLIKAKGQFKGAKGEVISFIRDLGGNLQDAIITGLGKEEELSNEAIRVALSKAVRKAKELKDKRIFIKIPENSKLSYYETSKAIVEGLGLGAYSFEKYKSKNETIELSFSLAGRDISDEETSNINEAIEEGQVLVEAAEVARDLVNEPANALYPRTLAEKAKDLGDTYGFEVEVKDDEEIKALGMEAFLTVARGSKNSPKLIVMRYYGDDNNKDKVLGLVGKGLTYDSGGYSLKPSSGMETMKSDMGGAAAVIGTMMSIARRKLKTNVIAVVAACENMISGDAYKPGDIIGSMAGKKIEVINTDAEGRLTLADAVTYIIRKEGVNEVIDVATLTGAALVALGTTTTAVITNNNEFYGELSAASEYSGERVWQLPSFPEYKKLIKSDIADLKNTGGRYAGTITAGLFIGEFVEDKPWMHLDIAGTAWNDSARDYSQKGGTGEPLRTLYELLKRRAK
- the asnS gene encoding asparagine--tRNA ligase, which translates into the protein MSNNILVKSLYREQKDFANKEIKISGWIRTLRASNAFGFIELNDGSFFKNVQIVLDANKLENFKDISKLPISSSISVIGTLVETPDAKQPFEIQADQIIVEGMSSSDYPLQKKRHTFEYLRTIAHLRPRSNAFSAVFRVRSVAAYAIHKFFQERGFVYTHTPILTGSDAEGAGEMFRVTTLDLNNIPKTEEGKIDYSEDFFGKETNLTVSGQLNGESFALAFRNIYTFGPTFRAENSNTARHAAEFWMIEPEISFADLKDDMELAEDMLKFVINYVMEECPEELEFFNQFIDKGLLERLNHVVTSDFGKVTYTEAVELLQKSDKKFEYPVEWGIDLQTEHERYLTEEIFKRPVFVTDYPKDIKAFYMRLNEDGKTVAAMDCLVPGIGEIIGGSQREERLDVLKKKMAELNLNEEDYWWYLELRKYGETPHSGFGLGFERLIMYITGMTNIRDVIPFPRTTGQSDF
- a CDS encoding M24 family metallopeptidase — encoded protein: MKVDRVKKILRDMEAESLEQMIVTSSAAIFYLTGKWFEVGERMIALYLSTKNEPKLVVNELFPIVEDLGVEVLWYKDTEDPILILSKFIDKEKSLGIDKNWPAHFLIRLMELGAGKAFVNGSPIIDKARAIKDNEEIELMKKASDINDRAMREIWRSIGEVKTEKEMGALLGELYDKEGAEGYSFAPIIAYGANGADPHHEPDKSLLKKGEGVVIDIGCLYNHYCSDMTRTVFYGEPSSKAIEVYNIVKEANLKGEEAVKPGRRFCDVDNAARNHIEVAGYGKYFTHRTGHSIGIEVHDYGNVSAVNEDKLVPGMIFSVEPGIYLSGDVGVRIEDLVLVTDSGVEVLNKVTKDIVVL
- a CDS encoding metallophosphoesterase family protein, whose amino-acid sequence is MRIAAISDVHGNIYALMSVLEDIDSENIDFIMCLGDLVGYGPHPNEVIALIRRKRIPCLKGNYDASVVDNDFTYIRDTSINSFVLPWTVNELRASNKEFLNNLPSSMTLEFEGKKITFVHGSPRRINEYLLQDSEETAEVMKEFQGNILVAAHTHLPGYKEFNDKLFINDGSVGKPMLGRPNATYAIIDIQGDSKPKVNFKEVPYEYKRIMKDMQLLDFPTRLIDGYESGTE
- the nrdG gene encoding anaerobic ribonucleoside-triphosphate reductase activating protein; protein product: MDKNIRLSGIAYESLVNGPGIRRVFFSQGCIHNCKECFNPDTHDFNGGELRDMDELILDVKENPMIKGITFSGGDPFEQADKFAYMAKEFKKLGLNIWSYTGYTFEYILSHLEEREGWKELINNIDALVDGRFEVERKEDGLRFRGSSNQRIINVPESLREGKVILVEI